Genomic segment of Edaphobacter bradus:
GGCGTTCGGCATCAACTGTCTCCTTGACCATATCGAGCACGGTCGCGGCGGCCGCTTCTTCGCTTCCACTGGCCTCTGCAAGGGCGTCGAAGAACTCGAATGAGGTGAGGGCATAGAGGATCGCGGCTTTTCGCTCCTTGTCATCCGAGTCCCCGCCACGAAGCACCTCGACAACCCGACGCGACGCCATCCTTCGGCGCTGGTTGCGCGCCTCGACTGCGTCTCCGAACTCAGGATCGACTGCAGCTATCCCGTGGATTCGCCGAATCAGCAGACGATCCTTTCGCCAGAAGCCCGTAAAGACCCTCACAAACCCCGTAAGCATCGCCGCAGGATCGGAGTGTTGCATTACCAGCCGCATCTGCTCCATACCGCCGCTCCTGGCCATCTGGTCGAACAGAGCCTCGACGACTCCCGATTTGGTTCTAAAGAGGTTATGGACCGTTTGCCGGGTAACCTCGCTCTCCCGCGCCAACGCCTCCAGCCTTAGATTAGGCAGGCCGCCGGACCTTAGTTGTGCCCGCGCCGCTGCCAGAATCCTCGCCCTCCGGTTATCAGACCCTTCAAGCCGCTTGCCTAGCGAGTAAGGCCGCTTGCACGGAACAGCTTCATTCTCCATGGCAGCACGATCTTAACTCGTCACATTTAACTTTACAACATGTAAATTTAAATTCTAGACTAAGCACGAAATTTGGTTGAAGGTGTCCCACGACTTCGATCCCCAGCCCGGCGGCAACCCCTCACGCCTCTGCCTCACCTCTATGGCTGCGACTGTGTTTCTGGGCCTCCATCTTCATTGCTGTGGCCGTTGTCATTCGACGGCTTGCTGCCCTGGCACACCCATCAACCTCCGGGCCACCCGAGCTTGTCGGCATGGACGCCATATTTGCTTCTCGCGCTGCGCTCACGCTCGCTCACATCCTTCCGGCGATGGCCTTCGTCTTGGTAGCGCCCTTCCTCTTCCTGCGACGTTTCGCCGGAGCGGCCTGGCCCCGGCACCTGATCTACCCCCTTGGGATCATCGTGGGGCTCACTGCCTACGCGATGAGTACCTACTCTATCGGCGGCTGGACGGAGCGCTCGGCGGTGCTCCTCTTCAATAGTCTTTTTCTCTTCTCGCTCGTGCGAGCATTTTGGTGCGGTCGCGCCAACGAGATCGTCCTTGAGAGGCGCTGGCTTACTCGATCGGTTGGAATCCTGCTGGGCATCGCGACCACGCGCCCGGTGATGGGAGCCTTCTTCGCAACCAGCCGCCTTACCCATCTGGTTCCGAGCCAGTTCTTCGGCGTGGCCTTCTGGATAGGCTTCTCTCTCAATACAGTGGCTGTTGAACTCTGGCTACGCTCCACGAAACCTCAATCGCAAGCTGAACGCAACCTCCTGATCCCAGAGAGCTGACGTCTGTCGGCCCACCGAGCCGTAACGGAGCGAATCTATGAACTCACAACCCGACACGCCCAAACCGCAGCGCCATCTTGGTCCTCCACTTTGGTTGCTGGCCATTCTCTACACTCTCCTCTTCAACGCCGGGCTCTATCCGGTCACCGCTTTCGCGGGTAAGCCTTATTGGCCCGGCCCGTGGGAGCCTCAGTCGGTGATCATCACATACTTTCAGGCTCGTCCGGGCCACGTTCTGGCCTGCATGTTCCTACAGTTTGGAGCGACAATCTGCCTCGGCCTGTTTACGGTCGTTGCGGTCAGTCGCCTGCGCTTTCTTGGCGTGCAATCGGCCGGTTCTTGGATTGCGCTATTTGGTGGCCTTCTCACGGTATTCGACGGTGTCGCCGCAAGCTTGATTGGCTGGACGATGATCCATCCTGCCGTACTTCAGAGTTCCTAGGTACTTATTGCGCTCTACTACCTCGCGTACGCTTTCGGAGGCCCTGGCTTCTCGATCCCGATGGGCCTGCTCATCGCAGGGATCACCATTCCATCTGCCATTCAGAGGCTCTTGCCGCGATGGATTGTCGTTCTCGGCCTCGTACTTGCGGTCGCTGGCGAGTTGAGCTGGCTGCACCTCGTTGTCCCCTCAGCCCTCTTCCTCATCCCATTGACGCGCTTCCCTGGCTTTATCTGGATTATCGCCGTCGGCTTCTCGCTGCCCAAGACAACTCCGCTGCGTATTGCTCTCTCATCCGCTCAACCGGCCTCTGCGTGAGGCGCGATTCGAGTGCGATCACGGCCTCGTTAGTGCATTGTGGAAAAACAGGACCGCCGGAGACTCTGTCCATCATGCAAACTCGAAGACATGGTGCGAGTAGGCGTTGATGAGATGTTGGCAGAAGAACTTACAAAGGACTTTCCCAGGGGAATAGAGCTCGTAAGGATTCCGCGGCACGGCGACAAGGTGATCGACGTTGATTTCTGGATTCTGACCTTTGCCCACAGGAGTGCCAAACAGACCTTTGCCCGGCTGCGCGGAGTAAAGGTCGTGCAGTCTCTGATGGCCGGTGTGGACTGGATCCTGCCCTGGCTTCCGAAGAACGTAGTGCTGTGCAACGGGCGCGGAATCCATGACATTTCGACCTCGGAGTGGGTGGTGGCGGCCATCCTGTCCTCGCTCAAGAGGTTTCCGCACTTCCGTGATACCCAGATGAAGCACGAATGGGCGGGCCAGGCCGCGGTCCGTGATGACTTCCTGAGCGAGAGCGGGGCGCAGATGGGGCAGTACCGGGTGTTGGGCGAAGACCTTGCCGACAAGACCGTGCTGATTGTCGGGTATGGATCGATCGGCGCGGCCATCGAGGCACGGCTGGCTCCGTTCGGCGTGAGGATCGTGAGGGTGGCGCGCGGCGCGAGGAACTCGCCTGAGGTGCATGCGATTGCAGAGCTGGATGGCCTGCTGGGCGAGGCCGATATCGTGGTGACGATCGTTCCGCTGACGGCGGAGACGCGCGGGATGATTGGAGCCAGCCAGATCGCACGCATGAAGCACCGCGCACTGCTGGTGAATGCGGCACGCGGGCCTGTGGTCCAGACGGACGCGCTGGTGGAGGCGCTTTATGGGCATCGCATCCGCGCGGCCATGGACGTGACCGATCCGGAGCCGTTGCCGCCGGGGCATCCCTTGTGGTCTGCGCCGAACTGTTTCATTACGCCGCACGTCGGAGGATCAACACCCGAGTTTATTCGTCGGGGATACCGGTTCGCGGCGGCGCAGGTAGGGCGATTTATCGCCGGGGAACCGCTGCAGAATGTAGTGAACGACGCTGGCTACTGAGCCTGCGCCCCGGCCACTCACGGGGCGCAGGCAGGGGATTTCAGGCGTGGATGACGGAAGCGCGCGCTAGAGGACGGGTGTAGTAGCCGATGTCGTCGTCCTCATCTTCGTCGTCGTCATCATCTTCCTCTTCGTCATCCTCGTCTTCGTCGTCGTCGTCGAAGTCCTCGTCTTCGTCGTCGTAGGAGTACTCGTCGTCGTCCTCATCCTCGTCATCCTCTTCGTCGTCATCGTCGACGTCAACGTCCTCCTCGTCATCGTAGCCGTCATCCTCTTCTTCGTCGTCGTAACCGTAGGAGGGCTTTTTGGGCGAGAGCTCAAGCCGCACAGCACCGTCGGCGAAGATGGGGTGAGCAGCAGAGGAGAGCAGCACGGCAAAGGAAGCAGTGGGGTTCAGGGTCAGGGTCTCGGTCGTCATGAGGATGATCTCCTGTGAGATTTGCGTACTGGGGTAGGATGCAGCAGACGCAAAAAGGTGAGTTTAAAAAACGAGATTTCGTTCGACGAATCCGTTTGTTGTCGGTGACTTTGAGAATACCTGAAGCTGCTCCCCGGATATAGCCCTGGAAGTCTGCCACAGCTACCGTCCCTTGGCCAGAATCTTTGCATCGCGGCCCACCGTGGTGGCAGCGGTGCCGCTCCGATACGAGGGAGACGGGTATAAAAGGGGATCGGTCCCCTTGCCGGGTCAGAGCTGAAGCTCAGGCTCGAACTGGAGCGGAACCTGGCGCTTCTGGGAGTACATCCGCTGGTCGGCGAGGCGGCGGAGCAGGACCTCGTCGGTGGTGTCGTCCGGGTAGATGGCGACGCCGACGCTGCCGCTCACAGCGAGTTCGTATCCGGCAGCGTAGAAGGACCTGCGAAGGGCACCTTCGATGCGGCGTGCGCTGGCCTCGACGATCTGCTCGGCGGGGACAGCGGCAGGGAGGTTGCCGGCGACGATGATGAACTCGTCGCCACCGAGACGGGCGAGCGTGTCGGGCTCGCGGATGGCGTGGCGCAGGCTGTGAGCGACCTGCTGCAACAGACGGTCGCCAACGTCGTGGCCGAGCGAGTCGTTGATCTGTTTGAAGCCGTTCAGGTCGAGCATGATGAGCGCGGTGCGGGTTCCGCTTCGTGCTGAGTCGTCGAGAGATTGAGCGAGGCGGTCTTCAAACAGGCGTCGGTTGGGAAGGCCGGTGAGCTGGTCGTGGAAGGCGTACCACTCGTTGCTGGAGACCTGAAGCTCGAGCAGCACGAGAAGCATTCCGATGGTGACGAGAAACTTCTGCATGTTCCAGATCTGGGCGGCGAAATCGGTGTACTGAGGACGGGCGGCGACCCAGGAGTGGAAGAGGAAGACGAGCGCCCAGAGGGTGAAGCCGGCAACGATGCAGATCTTGCCGAGGCTTCTTCGCGGCAGGCTGAGCTGAAAGACCACACCGGTCGCGAGATAGACGACGAAGAGTGGAAAGTAGGCCGTTTCGCGATAGTTGCGCGAGGCGACCGAAAACCATAACGGGGTCCAGATCAGAAGCTGCGTGACGATGAGCCACCAGGCAGCCCGGAGCCTGACGGTGCGCGCGATCAGGAACGGGGAGAGCACGCCAACAAGCTGGCCGCAGATGATGACGATGCGGTAGACCGGCTGTGTTCGCAGATCGAGCCCATAGATCGTGAGGAGAAGCGCCAGAGGGGGTGTGTTCGCGAGCAGATAGATCAGCGTCGAACGCCGAGAATAGAGGGGCCTGGCCGCTGCCCAGAGAAAGATGATGCCTGCGGCGAGGTAGGAATCCAGCGCGACGATATGCGAGGGCATGTGCCTCGGTCCACGATCCGCATAGAGGGTGTGAGCGATGGCTTCGAGAAAGATGAAGAGCAGGCCGATGATCCACAGACCGACGCGCTCCTGCGGGTGGCGACGGCGCAGAAAGTGCAGGACCGCAAGAAGCGCGGCCAGGGCGGCCAGATCGGGCAGCAGATTGACGTTCATCCACGCTCCCGGGAGGCCGATTGAACTGGATTCGTCGAGACGATGATCAGGTTCCGGTCTAAATGTATTTGGAGTGTTAATTATCACGCGGGAACGTGAATTGGCTGCAAATGATTCAGAAGTAAGGTACTAGAGGGTAACCGCGGGCGGAAGACCTCGACAAGCGCATCACACCATTGCTGCGTCATACAACGGAGGAGCAGATACGCGCAACGCATAACTCTCCTGACGGGAAATTGTCCGGCCGAGAGGTCTTGTTGGCCATGTACATTCACGTGGCGCACCACCGTGGCCAGGCGGAGATCTACCTACGGGACAAGGGCATCAAGCCGCCTTCCTACAGAATCTGAAAACGGCACTCTGCGCTAGGCTTCCCCGAATGGCTCAAGCTGCCGGGGCGAGGGCGGCGTGGTGAAGAGACTGACGAGGAAGAGACACAGCAGCGATGCGATCAGCGCAGGAAAGATCGCGTCGCGCTGGCCGATGGACGGCGGAAGGTGCGGCGCGACGGTGTCCCATGCAACCGTGACGGCAGTGCCAACGGCGACGCTCGCGACAGCGGCGGCCGCAGTAGCTCGCCGCCAGAAGAACGCAGCAAGGATGACCGGAGTGAGCGCGGCGGCGTAGATCGTGTAGGCGTAGAGCGCCTTCTTGAGTACAGACTCGGTCCCCAGCGACTGAAAGAGCGCCCAGATGCCGAGGAGAACCACCGTCAACCGGCTGACGATGAGAATCTTTTTGTTCGAAGCCTCAGGCGACACATAGCGGACGTAAATATCGTTGACGAGATTGGTCGCAGGAGAGAAGAGGTAGTTGTTTGCGGTGGAGATGATCTTGGCGAAGATCGCTCCCATGAGAAGCGCGCCGAGGAGACGAAGAAGATAGACGGAGGTAGTGGAGACCGCGGCGGCTGGGGTAACGCTGGCAACCTGGCCATTGGCTCCCAGGACGATGGTCGTCGCGGCAGGCTCAAAGCCGTGCAGACCGCAGTAGGCGAGGATCTCGCGCGGAGCTTTGCTGACCTCGCCGTTGGGAAAGAGCGTGGAACCAGTGACCGCGATGGCGACGATCACAGTCTCGAGGATGACGGTGCCGAAGATCCAGCCGACGACTGCGCGTCTGGCGTCCTTCTCGGACTTGGCCGAGAAGAACTTCTGGTACATGGACTGGTTGCCGAGCAGCAGAAGGCAGGTAGGCAGGAAGAGTTCGAGGCACTTGATGAAGGAGAGATCGCCAAGAAGCTGAAAGTGTGTGGCAGGCAGCGCGGCGTGAACGGCGGACCAGCCTCCGGCGTGGTGAACGAGGATCGGCAGCGCAAGGCACATGGTGGTGGTTGCGAGCAACCCGATGAACAGGTCCATGTAGGCCACAGATGACATACCGGCGATGGCGGTGAAGACGATCACGAAGGCCGCGAGGATGTAGCGCCCAAGGAGGGGCGAGATAACTTCGGGAAAGATGAGGTGAAGGATGTCGCCGCCGCCGATGAACTGATAGCTCGTGATCGCCGTGTAGGTGAGCAGAATCGCAATCACGCCGAGCACGCGCGCGGTCTGGTTATAACGCGCTTCGAGTAGGTCGGGGATGGTGAACTGCGCGAACTTGCGGGCCCGCGGCGCGATGAAGTAGATGAGCAGCAGCCCGGCCCAGCCTCCGCCCGCCTGCCACAACGCCACGAAGCCGTGCTTGTAGGCGTTCTCCGCGCCGCCGAGCAGAGAGCCGGAGCCGATCCAGCTTGAGAGCAGCGTGAAGATGAGCACGAAGGCGGGAAGTGTGCGCCCGGCGACCAGATAGTCGGCCTTGGTCTTGACCTTGCCGAGGCGGGCAAGCGAGACGCTGAGCAGAGTGAGAACGATGACGGCGATGACGGCTGCGTAGAGGTTCATGGAATCTAAAGGATTGTAGCTTGCGAAGCACTGCCTGTACCTTGTTCCTCAGTGATCGAGAGGTTCGAGGAGCAATGGCGACAGGAGATCAGGCGGGCGTTGTTTGTGATGCACCTGCCCGAATCAGGGTCGATACTCTTTCCTGAGCCGCCGCAAAGCTCCTTTCAACTATCTCGTTCAGACTTGCCGTAGCTCCTGCTGAGGCGCGAAACTACAAGCTGGCCGGAAGCATCTATGAGACTGGTGCCCTGATGGCTAAGGTATTGCGACGCAGACCGTTCGTTGTGACAAAGATGGGACAGCTCTGGCGACTGGTGCGCGAGAGCCACGAGAATCCGATTACCGGCGTCTCCCGGCCTCCCCGACGGGTCAACGCCGATGAGCTCGGCGTAACGTTCATCGGGCACTCGTCGTTTCTGCTGCAGTTGGACGGCAGAAACCTGCTCGTCGATCCCGTCCTCTCGAAGCGATTGATTCTGCTGCGCCGGCAGCGCAGGCCGGGCGTGATTGCCGAGCAGATGCCCGCGATCGATGTCGTCCTCGTGACGCACGCACACATGGATCACCTGGACTTCGCCTCGCTGCGCAAGGTGGTGCGGGTGACGCGGCGGCTGCGAGGCCATGCGCCTGAGATCGTCGTGCCCAGAGGTGTGGAAGACCTCGTCGCGGGACTGGGCTTCGCCAGAGTGCGCGAGATGGAGTGGTGGCAGCAGACCGAAGTGAAGGGACTCGCGGTGACGATGACTCCCTGCCGGCATTGGGGCGCGCGCCTCTTCAGCGACACGCACCGCGGCTACGGTGGCTATGTCGTTGAAGCCGCTGGACACTCCGTGTATCACTCCGGCGATACAGCATACTTTGACGGCTTCACCGAGATCGGCCAAAGGCTGCGTCCGCAGGTCGCGTTGCTGCCCATCGGGGCATACTTTCCGGATAGTTACCGTGCAGTCCACACAAGTCCTGAAGAGGCTGTGCGGGCTTTTGTCGAAGTTGGCGCACAGTGGATGGTTCCGATGCACTTTGGAACCTTCCGCCTTGGCCGCGAACCGATGGACGAGCCTGTACAGCGGCTGACGGCCGAGGCGGCGCGGCTGAATGTCGGTAACCGGGTAAAAGTTCTCGAAGAGGGCGAGACGCTGCGCCTTTCTCCCGAGACCGGCATCTCATGAGGCATGACAACCACTGCGGCTGTAAATGCGAAGGCAAGCGGAACATTTGTGATTGGCAGCGATCTGACCGTCAACCGTCTGGGCTACGGTGCGATGCGGATCACCGGCGATGGAATCTGGGGCGAGCCCAAAGACCCCGAAACCGCGAAGAAGGTCCTGCGGCGCGCAGTTGAGCTGGGCGTGAACTTCATCGACACGGCAGACTCCTACGGTCCCGATGTGAGCGAGCGGCTGATTGGCGAGGCGCTGGCTCCGTACGCGAAGGGCGTCGTCATCGCGACCAAGGGCGGGCTGACGCGACAGGGGCCAAACAAGTGGCTTCCGGTGGGCAGGCCGGAGTATCTGCAGCAGCAAGTCGAGATGAGCCTGCGCCGGTTGAAGCTGGAGCGGATCGACCTGTGGCAACTCCATCGCATCGACCCAAAGGTTCCCGTCGAGGAGTCACTGGGCATTATCAAAAAGCTCCAGGAGGAGGGCAAGATACGGCACGTTGGGCTGAGCGAGGTGAAGCCGCACGAGATCGACCAGGCCCGGAAGATCGTCGATGTCGTGAGCGTGCAGAACCTCTACAACCTCGGCGACAGGCAGCATGAGGACGTCGTCGAGTACTGCGCGAAGCACAAGATCGCATTCATCCCATGGTTCCCGGTTGCGGCAGGCAAGCTGGCAAAGGCCGGCGGCAAGCTGGATTCCGCGGCGAAGCGGCACGGCGCGACGGTCTCGCAGCTCTCGCTGGCGTGGCTGCTGCACCGGTCGCCTGTGATGCTGCCGATTCCCGGAACATCCTCCGTAAAGCATCTGGAAGAGAACATCGCCGCTGCTGGGGTGAAGCTGAGCACCGCCGAGTGGAAGGAGATCGAGGACTCCGCGAAGTAAGGCTAAACCCGCGAGGGAACAGAAAAACGCGCGCTCCCGTAACCGGGTTCGGCGCGCTTTTCTTTTATGCCTTGGGAACAGCGATATCCGCTGGCTTCTGCGCCGAGGAACCCTGGTCCGAACCAGGCTTCTCCTCCCATCCCGGAAGCTCCTGCGAGCCGGTAATGAGGCGCGCTCCGTCGCTCAAGGTAAGGTAGGTCCACGCCCATTGGCTAAAGACCGTGAGACGGTTGCGGAAGCCGATTAGGAAGAAGACGTGGACGAACAGCCAGGTGATCCACGCCGGGAACCCGCTCCAGTCAGCATGGAAGGGCCACTTGATCCTGGCGACCGCGGCCTTGCGCCCGATGGTGGCCATATCACCCTTGTCGAAGTAATGGAAGGGCTGATTGAGGCCGACGCTGTCACCTCTCGCATCGCGCGTGACGAGACGGCCGATGCGTTTGGCCGCATAGGTTCCCATCTGCATCGCGGGTTGGGCGACCCCGGGAACCTGCTTGCCGTTCTCCTCGACGTGGGCCAGGTCGCCGCAGATGAAGATCTCTGGGTGGCCGGGAGGGTTGAGGAACTGATCGACGATGACGCAGCCGCGCCTATCCGTAGGGACGCCGAGCAGCTTTCCGAGCGGTGAGGCTTCCACCCCCGCCGCCCACAGCGTGACCGCCGCATCGATGCGCTCGTTGCCGACCATGACGTAACCGGGCTGGACATCCGTGACTTGTGCTCCGGTACGAACCTCGACACCCAGTGCGTTGAGCTGCTCGACGGCCTTCTTCTGCAGGTCGGGTGGATAGGCCCCAAGAAGGTAGGGCGAGCCTTCGAGAATCTCCACCTTCGCGGTCGAAGGATCGATGTGGCGAAAGTCCTTCGTCATATAAAGCTTGGCGATGTCCATGATCGCTCCGGCGAGTTCGACTCCGGTAGGCCCGCCGCCGACGACGATGAAGTTCAGAGGAGGGTGCGTGCCGCTCTCCTGCATCTGGCGCTCGGCAAGCTCGAAGGCGAGCAGCACGCGGCGACGGATCTCGATTGCGTCTTCGATGGACTTGAGGCCGGGGGCGAGCTTCGCCCACTCGTCGCGGCCGAAGTAGGAGTGTGTAGCGCCGGTGGCGACAATGAGATAGTCGTAGTCCAACCGCGTGCCGGTCTTGAGTTCGACTCGCCGCTGCGCAAGGTCGAACCCTACCGCCTCGTCCATCAGTACCTCGATGTTCGGGTGATCGTGGAGGACGGAGCGGATCGGCTGCGCAATCTCTGCCGGTGAGAGCACGGCGAGCGCGACCTGGTAGAGCAGCGGCTGGAAGGTGTGATGGTTCTTGCGATCGATGAGTGTGATGTCGACGGGAAGTCTGGCGGCCTCTTCCGCCGCGAAGAGCCCAGCAAACCCGCCGCCGAGGATTAGGACACGCTTGCGCGCGTTGACGCCTGTCACCGCTGCAACTCCCATCGTGGTTGCTCCCTCGCCTGCACTTCTTTTGGATGCTTGAGGCAGCCATAACGGTCTCATCACGGCTGCTTTTGCAGCGTAAGCGAGACGAACGCCTGGATCCCCGTAGTGGCAGCGATATTGGTGATCTCAGCCGAGTTAGAGGCTGCAAGCGGGATCAATTTTGGTTGAGGTCATCTTGCACTCCGTTACTCCTGTTTTTTCGGCAGAAGCCACTCGAAGCAGATGCCCTATTCTACGACAGCTGGTCGGCTGTGCGATGCCGGACACTCAGCGCTGCAGATCGCCTTGATTCACTTCTCTATCTTCCGCAGATATGCTACTTTTCGGTTACTTACAGACGTATAACTGACGCCAGGACTAATACCG
This window contains:
- a CDS encoding TetR/AcrR family transcriptional regulator; protein product: MENEAVPCKRPYSLGKRLEGSDNRRARILAAARAQLRSGGLPNLRLEALARESEVTRQTVHNLFRTKSGVVEALFDQMARSGGMEQMRLVMQHSDPAAMLTGFVRVFTGFWRKDRLLIRRIHGIAAVDPEFGDAVEARNQRRRMASRRVVEVLRGGDSDDKERKAAILYALTSFEFFDALAEASGSEEAAAATVLDMVKETVDAERQPDV
- a CDS encoding DUF2306 domain-containing protein; translated protein: MDAIFASRAALTLAHILPAMAFVLVAPFLFLRRFAGAAWPRHLIYPLGIIVGLTAYAMSTYSIGGWTERSAVLLFNSLFLFSLVRAFWCGRANEIVLERRWLTRSVGILLGIATTRPVMGAFFATSRLTHLVPSQFFGVAFWIGFSLNTVAVELWLRSTKPQSQAERNLLIPES
- a CDS encoding 2-hydroxyacid dehydrogenase; translated protein: MLAEELTKDFPRGIELVRIPRHGDKVIDVDFWILTFAHRSAKQTFARLRGVKVVQSLMAGVDWILPWLPKNVVLCNGRGIHDISTSEWVVAAILSSLKRFPHFRDTQMKHEWAGQAAVRDDFLSESGAQMGQYRVLGEDLADKTVLIVGYGSIGAAIEARLAPFGVRIVRVARGARNSPEVHAIAELDGLLGEADIVVTIVPLTAETRGMIGASQIARMKHRALLVNAARGPVVQTDALVEALYGHRIRAAMDVTDPEPLPPGHPLWSAPNCFITPHVGGSTPEFIRRGYRFAAAQVGRFIAGEPLQNVVNDAGY
- a CDS encoding GGDEF domain-containing protein, coding for MNVNLLPDLAALAALLAVLHFLRRRHPQERVGLWIIGLLFIFLEAIAHTLYADRGPRHMPSHIVALDSYLAAGIIFLWAAARPLYSRRSTLIYLLANTPPLALLLTIYGLDLRTQPVYRIVIICGQLVGVLSPFLIARTVRLRAAWWLIVTQLLIWTPLWFSVASRNYRETAYFPLFVVYLATGVVFQLSLPRRSLGKICIVAGFTLWALVFLFHSWVAARPQYTDFAAQIWNMQKFLVTIGMLLVLLELQVSSNEWYAFHDQLTGLPNRRLFEDRLAQSLDDSARSGTRTALIMLDLNGFKQINDSLGHDVGDRLLQQVAHSLRHAIREPDTLARLGGDEFIIVAGNLPAAVPAEQIVEASARRIEGALRRSFYAAGYELAVSGSVGVAIYPDDTTDEVLLRRLADQRMYSQKRQVPLQFEPELQL
- a CDS encoding sodium:solute symporter family protein, with the protein product MNLYAAVIAVIVLTLLSVSLARLGKVKTKADYLVAGRTLPAFVLIFTLLSSWIGSGSLLGGAENAYKHGFVALWQAGGGWAGLLLIYFIAPRARKFAQFTIPDLLEARYNQTARVLGVIAILLTYTAITSYQFIGGGDILHLIFPEVISPLLGRYILAAFVIVFTAIAGMSSVAYMDLFIGLLATTTMCLALPILVHHAGGWSAVHAALPATHFQLLGDLSFIKCLELFLPTCLLLLGNQSMYQKFFSAKSEKDARRAVVGWIFGTVILETVIVAIAVTGSTLFPNGEVSKAPREILAYCGLHGFEPAATTIVLGANGQVASVTPAAAVSTTSVYLLRLLGALLMGAIFAKIISTANNYLFSPATNLVNDIYVRYVSPEASNKKILIVSRLTVVLLGIWALFQSLGTESVLKKALYAYTIYAAALTPVILAAFFWRRATAAAAVASVAVGTAVTVAWDTVAPHLPPSIGQRDAIFPALIASLLCLFLVSLFTTPPSPRQLEPFGEA
- a CDS encoding MBL fold metallo-hydrolase translates to MAKVLRRRPFVVTKMGQLWRLVRESHENPITGVSRPPRRVNADELGVTFIGHSSFLLQLDGRNLLVDPVLSKRLILLRRQRRPGVIAEQMPAIDVVLVTHAHMDHLDFASLRKVVRVTRRLRGHAPEIVVPRGVEDLVAGLGFARVREMEWWQQTEVKGLAVTMTPCRHWGARLFSDTHRGYGGYVVEAAGHSVYHSGDTAYFDGFTEIGQRLRPQVALLPIGAYFPDSYRAVHTSPEEAVRAFVEVGAQWMVPMHFGTFRLGREPMDEPVQRLTAEAARLNVGNRVKVLEEGETLRLSPETGIS
- a CDS encoding aldo/keto reductase, producing MTTTAAVNAKASGTFVIGSDLTVNRLGYGAMRITGDGIWGEPKDPETAKKVLRRAVELGVNFIDTADSYGPDVSERLIGEALAPYAKGVVIATKGGLTRQGPNKWLPVGRPEYLQQQVEMSLRRLKLERIDLWQLHRIDPKVPVEESLGIIKKLQEEGKIRHVGLSEVKPHEIDQARKIVDVVSVQNLYNLGDRQHEDVVEYCAKHKIAFIPWFPVAAGKLAKAGGKLDSAAKRHGATVSQLSLAWLLHRSPVMLPIPGTSSVKHLEENIAAAGVKLSTAEWKEIEDSAK
- a CDS encoding NAD(P)/FAD-dependent oxidoreductase; this translates as MGVAAVTGVNARKRVLILGGGFAGLFAAEEAARLPVDITLIDRKNHHTFQPLLYQVALAVLSPAEIAQPIRSVLHDHPNIEVLMDEAVGFDLAQRRVELKTGTRLDYDYLIVATGATHSYFGRDEWAKLAPGLKSIEDAIEIRRRVLLAFELAERQMQESGTHPPLNFIVVGGGPTGVELAGAIMDIAKLYMTKDFRHIDPSTAKVEILEGSPYLLGAYPPDLQKKAVEQLNALGVEVRTGAQVTDVQPGYVMVGNERIDAAVTLWAAGVEASPLGKLLGVPTDRRGCVIVDQFLNPPGHPEIFICGDLAHVEENGKQVPGVAQPAMQMGTYAAKRIGRLVTRDARGDSVGLNQPFHYFDKGDMATIGRKAAVARIKWPFHADWSGFPAWITWLFVHVFFLIGFRNRLTVFSQWAWTYLTLSDGARLITGSQELPGWEEKPGSDQGSSAQKPADIAVPKA